One Trichoderma asperellum chromosome 5, complete sequence genomic region harbors:
- the ARB1 gene encoding ABC transporter ATP-binding protein arb1 (BUSCO:EOG092D15UU), which translates to MPSASKEKRLAKKAAEGKLDKKGGKASKKQQEPELDAFGNPVKDTDSPATTDDKLDEVKRLAEQMDKHGISDRVTTGVLSSTQQSKDVKITSASLVFHGRVLITDSTLELSFARRYGLLGENGCGKSTLLKAIAAREYPIPSHVDIYLLNEGAPPSDLGALEWVVTEAENEMERLDKLAEQLLEDEGPESPVLIDLYDHMDKMDPSTFSTRASLILTGLGFNKKTIHKKTKDMSGGWRMRVALAKALFVKPSLLLLDDPTAHLDLEACVWLEEYLKKWDRTLVLVSHSMDFLNGVCSNMIDMREKQLLYYGGNYDSYAKTREENETNQMKAYHKQQEEIAHIKKFIASAGTYANLVRQAKSRQKILDKMEADGFIQPVVADKVFTFRFADVEKLPPPVLSFDNVTFSYSGNPEDDLYRNLDLGFDMDSRTALVGPNGVGKSTLLRLMTGKLSPTGGSVTRHTHLKLGLYSQHSAEQLDLTKSALDFVRDKYKEKSQDYQYWRQQLGRYGLTGDSQTALMGTLSEGQKSRIVFALLAIDGPNMLLLDEPTNGLDIPTIDSLADAINAFSGGVIVVSHDFRLLDKIAKQILVCENQTIRQWDSTIGDYKNYLRKKMISAGAV; encoded by the exons ATGCCTTCAGCTTCCAAGGAAAAGAGACTCGCGAAGAAGGCTGCCGAGGGCAAGCTGGACAAGAAGGGCGGAAAGGCtagcaagaagcagcaggagccTGAGCTCGATGCCTTTGGAAACCCCGTCAAGGATACTGATAGCCCCGCCACTACTGACGACAAGCTGGACGAAGTGAAGCGCCTTGCCGAGCAGATGGACAAGCACGGCATCTCAGACCGAGTCACCACTGGTGTGTTGTCGTCCACCCAGCAGAGCAAGGACGTCAAGATCACCAGTGCCTCCCTCGTGTTCCACGGCCGAGTCCTCATCACCGATTCGACTCTTGAACTGTCTTTCGCCCGCCGATACGGTCTCCTTGGTGAGAACGGCTGCGGAAAGTCCACTCtcctcaaggccatcgcTGCCAGAGAGTACCCTATCCCTAGCCACGTCGACATTTATCTGCTGAACGAGGGTGCTCCCCCCAGTGACCTCGGTGCCCTGGAATGGGTTGTCACAGAGGCCGAGAACGAAATGGAGCGTCTTGACAAGTTGGCAGAGCAACTTTTGGAAGACGAAGGCCCTGAAAGCCCCGTCTTGATTGACCTTTATGAC CACATGGACAAGATGGACCCCTCTACCTTCTCCACCCGCGCGTCCCTCATTCTGACTGGTCTCGGTTTCAACAAGAAGACCATCCacaagaagaccaaggacATGTCTGGTGGTTGGAGAATGCGTGTTGCCTTGGCCAAGGCGCTGTTTGTCAAGCCCTCACTACTCCTGCTTGACGACCCCACCGCTCACTTGGATCTTGAGGCCTGTGTGTGGCTGGAAGAGTATCTGAAGAAGTGGGATCGTACCCTGGTTTTGGTTTCCCACTCCATGGACTTCTTGAACGGAGTGTGCAGCAACATGATTGACATGCgagagaagcagctgctctACTATGGTGGTAACTACGACTCTTACGCCAAGACTCGCGAGGAGAACGAGACCAACCAGATGAAGGCCTACCacaagcagcaggaggaaaTTGCTCACATCAAGAAGTTCATTGCCAGCGCCGGTACCTATGCCAACCTGGTCCGTCAGGCCAAGTCCCGTCAGAAGATTCTGGACAAGATGGAGGCAGACGGCTTCATCCAGCCCGTTGTCGCCGACAAAGTCTTCACCTTCCGGTTCGCCGATGTCGAGAAGCTGCCCCCTCCCGTCTTGTCCTTTGACAACGTCACTTTCTCCTACTCTGGCAACCCCGAGGATGATCTCTACCGCAACTTGGATCTCGGTTTCGACATGGACTCCCGAACCGCCCTGGTCGGCCCCAACGGTGTTGGCAAGTCAACGCTGCTTCGATTAATGACTGGCAAGCTCTCTCCTACTGGCGGATCTGTTACCCGTCACACTCACTTAAAGCTTGGCTTGTACTCTCAGCACAGTGCCGAGCAGCTCGACCTGACCAAGTCTGCCCTGGACTTTGTCCGTGATAAATACAAGGAGAAGTCTCAAGACTACCAGTACTGgcgccagcagcttggccGCTACGGTCTCACTGGTGATTCTCAGACCGCCCTGATGGGAACGCTGTCTGAGGGTCAGAAGAGCCGTATCGTCTTCGCCCTGCTCGCCATTGACGGCCCCaacatgctgctgcttgacgaGCCTACCAACGGTCTCGATATCCCCACTATTGATAGTTTGGCCGATGCCATCAACGCCTTTAGCGGCGGTGTTATTGTCGTGTCCCACGACTTCAG ATTGCTTGACAAGATTGCGAAGCAGATTTTGGTGTGCGAGAACCAGACTATCCGCCAATGGGACAGCACTATTGGCGATTACAAGAACTACCTTCGCAAGAAGATGATTTCCGCTGGTGCCGTGTAA
- a CDS encoding uncharacterized protein (EggNog:ENOG41) has product MASVKLRPAQPADAAAIADTHYRALDRYHEFYGAFFVLDPREILAKSTPVALSKPENIMLVAVDEESSDIIGIVKYTVEAEKVASTTTTTTTTTTTTAAAAAAEDSTSVPAGPSFTAIKEHLKELWTEFGKRRDEMDECYEKAADGKRHIYIHTLMISPDYQRRGVGGKLLAAVLKQGDEEGIPTFLASTAESIGLYGRVGFESLGTWPIDNEYWAGRVVDLEKELGIAGHEGLQETFKGVREVEDVMVRWPKKQ; this is encoded by the exons ATGGCTTCAGTTAAACTACGGCCAGCTCAGCCAGCGGATGCGGCCGCCATCGCAGATACTCACTATAGAGCCCTGGATCGGTATCACGAGTTCTACGGTGCATTTTTCGTCTTGGATCCGAGAGAAATTTTGGCAAAATCGACACCTGTGGCGTTATCAAAGCCAGAAAACATCATGTTGGTCGCGGTAGATGAGGAGTCAAGCGATATTATTGGGATTGTGAAGTACACTGTTGAGGCAGAGAAAGTGGcgtctactactactactactactactactactactactactgctgctgctgctgctgctgaggacTCTACTTCTGTCCCTGCCGGGCCTTCGTTTACCGCGATCAAGGAGCATTTGAAAGAATTGTGGACAGAGTTTGGGAAGAGGAGGGACGAAATGGATGAGTGTTACGAGAAGGCTGCGGATGGGAAGAGGCATATCT atattCATACTTTGATGATCAGCCCAGATTATCAGCGTAGAGGTGTTGGGGGCAAGCTGCTCGCTGCAGTGCTGAAACAGGGTGACGAGGAAGGCATTCCGACATTTTTGGCGTCAACGGCAGAGTCAATCGGGCTGTATGGCCGGGTGGGGTTTGAGAGCCTGGGGACATGGCCGATTGATAATGAGTATTGGGCCGGGAGGGTAGTTGATCTGGAGAAGGAGCTCGGAATTGCTGGTCATGAGGGGCTGCAAGAGA
- a CDS encoding uncharacterized protein (SECRETED:SignalP(1-18)~MEROPS:MER0001944): MKLQWILGLLATACTVVAAPSANHSLGIPPLGLDNRAIGPAIPSLPDSGDGCDSQPQPEPRFYNSVTKGFYVNGTTLPEINFDVGESYAGNLPVSTKPGESDELFFWFFPTANKEHQNDKEIVIWLSGGPGCSSMLAILQENGPFSWQPGTLKPTPNPFSWHLLSNVVWIDQPVGTGYSKGEPSIKDEDELAEQFMGFWRNFVDTFGMHGWKVYIAGESYAGMYGPYISSHFIDAKDPEYYNMRGLLVYDGVMFDSIAQSSIPILPFINRYQDILPFDDLQLSKFRGIHEDCGFTDYFDKYLVFPPSGIQPGLIPGANNETCSNLWDTVRNMAWMANPCFNTYNIIDYCPFVNSVGANPVNNTNGSVPYFDRREVKIAIHASPSTDWVPCATKSVFLTNDSKEQSSVPPGLKQLPNVIDTTQNVILAAGGVDILVPLNGIVLGIQNMTWGGRLGFQYQPQDPFYVPDYGITRIPGGFTGYGSNLPASHGVLGTTHHERGLTLVATKLAGHQGPEFAPAAAFRHIEKLLGRVKSLSNTESFTLPGLRNISQPASTTLGKGTMPIP, translated from the exons ATGAAGCTCCAATGGATTTTGGGCCTCTTGGCAACCGCCTGCACCGTCGTCGCAGCCCCCTCTGCTAATCATTCCCTCGGTATTCCCCCTCTTGGTCTTGACAATCGTGCCATTGGTCCTGCCATCCCTTCCCTCCCGGATAGCGGCGATGGGTGTGATTCCCAGCCACAGCCTGAGCCGCGATTTTACAACTCTGTCACGAAAG GTTTCTATGTCAACGGCACCACTCTCCCTGAGATCAACTTTGATGTGGGCGAATCGTACGCTGGTAATCTCCCTGTTAGCACCAAGCCCGGCGAGAGTGATGAGCTCTTCTTTTGGTTCTTTCCGACAGCCAACAAGGAGCACCAGAATGACAAAGAAATTGTCATCTGGCTCAGTGGCGGC CCCGGATGCTCGTCCATGTTGGCTATACTTCAGGAAAATGGCCCCTTCTCATGGCAACCCGGGACATTGAAACCCACCCCCAATCCCTTCAGTTGGCACCTCCTCTCCAACGTCGTTTGGATCGATCAGCCTGTCGGCACGGGTTATTCCAAGGGCGAGCCCAGCAtcaaagacgaagacgagctGGCCGAGCAATTCATGGGTTTCTGGCGCAATTTTGTTGACACCTTTGGCATGCACGGTTGGAAAGTCTACATCGCAGGAGAATCGTATGCCGGCATGTACGGCCCATACATCTCCAGCCATTTTATCGACGCAAAGGACCCAGAATATTACAACATGCGGGGGTTGCTTGTTTACGATGGAGTCATGTTTGACTCGATTGCGCAGAGCAGCATCCCAATCCTGCCGTTCATCAACCGCTATCAGGATATACTTCCTTTTGATGACCTTCAGTTGTCTAAGTTCCGTGGTATCCATGAAGATTGCGGCTTCACCGATTACTTTGACAAATATCTTGTCTTCCCCCCCTCGGGAATACAGCCTGGCCTCATTCCGGGCGCCAACAACGAAACCTGCTCTAATTTATGGGATACAGTGCGTAATATGGCTTGGATGGCGAACCCTTGTTTCAACACGTACAATATCATCGACTACTGCCCCTTTGTTAACAGCGTAGGTGCTAATCCTGtcaacaacaccaacggAAGTGTCCCCTATTTTGACCGCCGCGAAGTCAAGATTGCCATTCATGCCTCTCCTTCAACAGATTGGGTCCCGTGCGCCACTAAGTCTGTCTTCTTGACCAACGACAGCAAGGAACAATCTTCTGTCCCCCCAGGACTCAAGCAGCTCCCGAATGTCATCGACACAACCCAAAATGTCATCCTCGCCGCAGGTGGTGTCGATATATTGGTTCCCTTGAACGGAATAGTGCTGGGGATTCAAAACATGACGTGGGGTGGCAGGCTGGGCTTCCAATATCAACCGCAGGACCCATTCTACGTACCAGACTACGGAATCACACGCATTCCGGGTGGTTTCACTGGATATGGCTCCAACCTACCAGCATCGCATGGCGTTCTGGGCACAACCCATCATGAACGAGGTCTCACACTCGTAGCGACAAAACTGGCCGGACACCAAGGACCCGAATTCGCACCTGCGGCTGCGTTCCGCCACATAGAGAAGTTGCTGGGAAGAGTGAAGAGCCTAAGCAACACAGAGTCATTTACTCTTCCAGGGTTACGAAACATCTCTCAGCCAGCTAGCACGACTTTGGGCAAGGGTACCATGCCGATCCCCTAG